In Astyanax mexicanus isolate ESR-SI-001 chromosome 24, AstMex3_surface, whole genome shotgun sequence, the genomic stretch CATGTTAATTGTgtttacatattttaattataGTCTAATGATAGACAAGACAGTGTTAATGTTACACACAGACATAACTAAAAAAATCAGCAAGAAAAAATGCCTTTAATGCCATGTCATTTTGCATTGATGTTGATTCAGTGCTTCATAATGTATTTTCTTACAAAAGTTTTTCTTCATTGTGGAGTGTAAGGGCTTACTCATCCTATAGGCCTAAAAGACACAGCAGTGTACCGATTTAATGGCATGCACTTTTTTTACTAGTGATTTAGTGAATAATTAACcacacagtctgagcactgaagTTCTGGGTTTACAGGGATGTGTTTACTAGTTCTGGACCCTGTGGATGGTAGGGACTGAGCGGACCATGTGTAGTCGTTCCACTATGGATGCCCACCAGGTCCTAACAGATGACTCAGCGAAATGTCAGCACTTATTGTAGTGGTTGTTGTTCAGACCTGGGTCTAGTAAAATAAATTGTACACTAAGTACATTTGTTTAATGTAATGAAGCTTTATATGTGTGAAACTATTTACTGATTAAATATGtacatgatttcattattatAGTGTAATAATATATGTTATTAGGGAAaacaattgtaaaataaaaagagaatatgTTGACTGCCTCTAGCTTGAATACAAGATGAGATGTGGTTGGACATGGAGGCATACAGGATCCATATTGCATCCTGCATCCAGCACACTTACTCACAGCTGGAATCTCAGTTCTGTAAATGTTCAATTggcaataaatctggcaaccggGCAAAAAGTgttgcattttcattttgttttgtagCAATCTGGGgttcattatttttttgtcaagGATTCTAACTTACACTTAGTGCTGGGTGAAGAGTGGGCaacatggccctaaaataatatcacaataattcaggGTATTTAtgtgataacaatatttttgGTGTTATGACAAAATGTAACTTTTTCATCAATTTCATGAACTGTTACTTACCAAGACCCTGTTTTTGTATAATATAGTGTATAGATAAGaaataaagtactgaaaaaacAAAAGCCTACGGGTACAGgacatttactgcatttatatAAATGGCAAACAATTAAAAGTGAATACAGCAGATAGCAAAACAAGCACAAAATATGCCACTTTTAAGAATATTGCTATATCACAATGAGTTTTATATTGTGTCAGGATTTTTGCAATGTTATTGCATACATTACGATATGGGATATCCCTAGTCATGAACCTTGTATATCAGCtgatatttatttagtaaaatgaGAACCTTCGCTTCCTGAATGCAGCTACAGTGTGCTAAATACATGTACTTAAAACAGCACTGTAATGTTTCCTTGAGCTGATGCTGTTGTTCTTCAATAGTTGCAGATTTGGGACACAGCAGGACAGGAGAGGTTTCGGACAATCACCCAGAGCTATTATCGCAGCACCAATGGTGCCATCATCACCTATGACATCACCAAGAAGTCCACTTTCATGTCTGTGCCCAAGTGGATGGAGGACGTCAAGAAGTATGGTGGCACTAACATCGTCCCCCTTTTAATAGGTCAGTCAGTTGATGTCCTGATGTCCAAACGTTTgtgatttttatgttatttaagtcACACTTATTACTGACTAATATACAAATGCAACCCCCCCAGTGAAAGCATGGTTCCCTAATGATGCAAAATATCTaaaccatcatactaccaccaccatgcttaaagggatagttctgtatttttgacatgagtctgtatggcatcatcataaccagtgtcgtgcatccacactgacttaccccccacagcgtcctgtgagccgagttcttgtccagtttaggtcaaagcgaaagtagtccggcatgtttgctggggtcaggaaaataactcctttttcttcccaaagcagtacgtgttcaaaagagtgatttatttacatcacaaaaaactaaccctgcaaaagtcacgcctcgtaaatcacttgggtcctactttctctcatttcgtatcagtgcgcgtcattctgacagcgagctgcgcacgcgtcaacaagcgagaagtaaacaaagcgacccaaacacgtaggctagctgtcaggttgcagcgctgcgcgcattgatatggaacgagagaaagtaggacccaagtgatttacgaggcgtgacttttgcagggttagttttttgtgatgtaaataaatcactcttttgaaaccgtactgctttgggaagaaaaaggagttattttcctgaccccagcaaacatgccggactactttcgctttgacctaaactggacaagaactcggctcacaggacgctgtggggggtaagtcggtgtggatgcacgacactggttatgatgatgccatacagactcatgtcaaaaataccgaactatccctttaacagCTGTCATCATGGCATTGTTGTCCAACTTTGTTTTGTAGtgtcctttgggattacttggattttttgcataaattggtcattaaatgtgttctgattttcatctaagtcacaacaatagacaaacacactgtGATGATTTTTCttagagctaattggagccatgATGTGATGAGATTTGATGTATtagttaaagctgccctgccctataaaaacacacacccgttttgagtttgctgttcttgaGAAGCATTGCtggatgtgaatcatgcctcacacaaaagagctctcagaagccCTACATATGTGTCCaggagcacagcgcagaatgatcaatgaggtgaggaagaatccttgaGTGTCAGCTAAAGATCTGTGGCACATGCTAATTTCTTTGTTGACAAatttacaataaggaaaacatcaaacaagaatggagttaaAGGGAGGACACCACAGATGAAACCACTGctgcccaaaaaaaacattgctgcacatttgaagtttgcaaaagagcacctggatgttccacagtagtactggctaaatatactgtggacagatgaaaccaaaatagagttgtttggaaggaacacacagcgctatgtgtggagaaaaaaggcacagcacaccatcattaaAACCTGGCTGCATTGCttcctcagggcctggacggattgctatcatcaatggaaaaattaattcccaaatGTACAAAGACATTTTGCAAGAAaccttaagaccatctgtccaccaactgaggatggatgatgcaacaggacagacttctggagagtcctgacttcaacccaattgagatgctgtggcatcatgacctcaagagagcgattcacaccagatatcccaagaactgaaacagttttgtgaagaggaataatccaaaattcctcctgactgttgtgcaggtctgatctgcaactacaggaaacgtttggttgaggtttttgctgccaaagaagggtcaaccagttattaaatccaaaggttcacatacatttcccctcactgtgaacattaacatgctgtgttcaattaaaaccatacaaacatataatgtttttttagcagactgtgtttgtctatttttatGACATCCAAGTAATCTcaaagggttcacacactttttcttgcaactgtatgtgtgTTGGTTATGCTTTGGTGTGTTCTGTTATTCAGGTAATAAGACAGATCTGACTGACCAGCGTGAAGTTCCCTTCGAGGATGCGCAGACAATGGCTCACCAATTAGACTTTATTAGTGTCATCGAAACGTCTGCCAAAGACTCCAGCAATGTAGATGAGGCCTTTAACAAGATGGCAGCTGAGCTGATCCTGAGACATGGCGGGCCCATGTTCAACGACAACGTGACGGACAGCTTTAAACTCAACAGCAAAGACGTGGCCAGCGAGGGCTGGGGGTGTGGGTGTTGATGGAGTGGGTATGGATGATTAATGTTGGTTGCACTGTTGCTCCTCTTAACAGTGTTCACATACTGTTATCAGCTTTGTGATCCATTGCTCAGTCATCATCAGCATTTGATATCATTTGATCAAATTAGTTTATCTGGGACCAGTAGATTGACTATCAGGTTTTGAAGTGACTGTGCCTGATTAGTTCAGAGTCAACAGATGGTTTGTGGTTGGTTTTTGTAAGGGAGCTGTTTGAAGTTCCTATCTTTATTATAATTTATGaattggtttaatggtttaaaccaAGTTGCTGAGTCACCTAATCAGACAGGAACCTGCAAAAACATCTCATGAGCTCATAGTGTATAAGATGAGAACTAAGCTAACTTCATTTATTTGCCATGGTATATAGATATAGTCTTTTACAGTTTACGAATAAATCCATTCTTCATGCTAATTTAGTCTAAAAGGATAAAATAGGTAaatttttgtgaaaatgtttGCGCAAAACAATGTTTACTCCAGGTGACACACATGCAACAGATGTTATGTAGTAATACTGTAATACTAATAGTTAACCTGTTGTTGAGGGACACTTATTTATTAAACTTTTAATGGCTGCACAGCAGCATTAAGAGACACTTGCAGTATAGACTCCAGCAAGTTTCAGGTGTCTTACTGTTGTGTTAAACTGGAAACCTTGTTTCCACAAGGTTTCCACAACTTTgtaatttaagttttatttttttagttttattagaCTAAACATATTAgtgtatgttattattatatacaaggaacaaaaccttgttgctgcagtttttccttttttattttagtttttatatcATTTGAAAATGACTGCTGCCATTTCTTTATTCTGTTGTAACATCATTACGAATgataaattaaaggagaacttcggggtaaaatggactttgggtgtattaaaacatgataaaaagtacttacctttgttgaatagcccaccaccGCTCTCCTTCAGCTTTCTGAGATCaatgtattttgtgcactttgcccaaacaggctttagaatgagtgagacatattttttgcccctgcagatgcatcgccttttccaccgttatccaggctcaaagtagctccacactttattggtagaatccggagagtcctgatatttaaaacgagccattaaaaactttaaaagtgcacaagaagtttattaaaaacactgtttacatccaatAACAAAGGTAAATCTCCGGGCGTCgacatcttaaatttaagtcacaataagtcaaccgtcgAGCGTGAatactaaaacattttgagcaataTTTATgcaatttgttgttggttctttgcattctaatatcgacagtaaccagatattttcagcaaaagCTGGAAatcatgcatttccaaggaattcattttgcaatctgctcaactatcctacctattcattcatgCTCAACAGTTGACTGTTTTGGTAAAGTGCACAATATAATGgatttcagaaagctgcaggagaatagaggtgggctattcaacaaaggtatgtactttttatcatgttttaatacacccaaagtccatttcatacCAGAGTTCTTTTTAAGTAGGAGTAAAAGCTCTTTACAATAACTTTCTGTGAATATTGAAGAGAAATTTGACCAAATTTGCATAATTTaatctttaaaatgtaaagaaatcatTCATTTTGGGGGTTTTGAGTTTTGTTGTTGTGCTGTAAGAAACTTACTAACTAGGGCTGGACAATTACTCGAAAATGACCCGAAACAGACATTCAGAAGTCTAATCAAATTAATCATGCTCGATTTGGTAACctaattgttttgttgtttttttaattattgcttttttttttcatattaccaATTCTAAAGACCAATTTTACAGTGGTGATGAAAAGAACTAGGTATCTAGGTATCACCATAACTATAAcacacaaatataaccatatttaaactatttttaaaccCCCCAGTAAACTTCCATAAAGGTTCTTCTGGGTTTTATATGAAATAATGTTGATGGTCAAATTAAGCGCATTTCCACTGCAGGTTTGAGTGGTTCTGAGCAGACAATAATTACTCTCTAGTTTTTTTTGACACGTTTTGGCTTGGAACACTTACAAACCGGGCTGGACCCAATTTTCTCAGCATGGTTAGATAACCGTAGTTGGGACCACAGACCCGTTCAGTGGGAGGACTTAAGGGCTGAGCCTGGTTGTCTGCATTGCTAATGCCATGTTAGTGACGTTGGAAGTGTCCAGTTGCCAGCAGTGCTAACACACTACAGACTGTACTCTTTACTGCCACAATGTCATCTTGTAGGTGTGAATGTATGCACACAAGAATGTTAAtacatctgaaaaaaataagacatttaaatatgtctgtataaaacatttacaactatattttcatatatttaggTTCTACGACTgttgaattaaaaaacaaatcatGTTATGTTAAAAAGGTTCTGTTTAGTTCAGtagtttaaataataacaataacctCAGTGCAGTGGTTTGATTTTGGTTCGGCTGCATTACTCGTTAGTTAAAAGTCTGTGTATGTCAAGCCAACTGTAgccacatttttactgtttatatcggcatcaaattttttattttttaatgttcattttgatAGGGTTTGGTAAAGCTTTTTCACAGCTTTGAAGtacgtttgtttagtttttttagtaaTTAAGTTAGTAATTTATACTCGGTATATACAGGATGTATCTGGACATTTTGCAAGCCACTTTTACTCTTTTtctaattacataaataaatgaatttttcTACTTTGCTGTACATTTTGTACATCAGAAGATTCAGACACTATATGGGACGTGTGGGAGATTggatgtgtttttatttacttgaaaGTGAATTGTAACAGAATCTTCCCGAGCGGATGTGCCTTACAGTTTGGAAACTGTTAGAATTATCAATTTGTAGCATTTTTCTAGTGACAGGAGGTTTTGGAAAAAAGGAAGTATGAATTTTATCTTGACATATTTTATCAACAAATTAAATGTTCTTCTTTTGTGATAATGTGTTTAATCTGTGTATGCAAAATAATTTAAGACTGAATGATCTGTTCATATTGAATACGTTGTTGATTTGTTATTTTAGGAATAAAACATTTTGGAAGCATGAGTTCTGAGTTGGATTGATAAATTGGCATTACTCTAAAATTATGGGCAccagtgcagaaaaaaaaacattagtggtATCCTGTAACTGCTGGGGCGGTCCTAGCTAATGGGTGTAATTGGccacaaacacgcacacatattacacaaaaaATCATGTACATATGTGGAGTATTTTGCTCTgggtaatattttgtatttttgttgtgAATAGATATGGGTTACCCAGCTTTTACTACTTCCAGTAGTAAGTCCATTCTATGACATATTATTACCAAAATTAATAACCTcactgttttatatgttataccagctctggaaaaacattagagaccacttcagtttctgaatcagtttctatgattttgctatttataggtatatgtttgagtaaattgaacattgttgctttattctataaactacggacaacatttctcccaaattctagataaaattttgtcatttagagcatttacttgcagaaaatgagaaatggctgaaataacaaaaaagatgcagagctttcagacctcaaataatgcaaagaaaacaggttcttattcttaaagttttaggagttcaaaaaTCAGTGGAATaaccctccaccagtcttacacactgcttttggataactttattccactcctggcgcaaatattgaagcagtttagcttggtttgatgacttgtgatcccATCTTCCTcctaattatatttcagagttttttttcttaatttggtcaaatcaaagaaactccttaa encodes the following:
- the rab43 gene encoding ras-related protein Rab-43 isoform X1, with the protein product MSLVDSDDSYDFVFKIVLVGDVGVGKTCVVQRFKTGTFIERQGNTIGVDFTMKTMDIQGKRVKLQIWDTAGQERFRTITQSYYRSTNGAIITYDITKKSTFMSVPKWMEDVKKYGGTNIVPLLIGNKTDLTDQREVPFEDAQTMAHQLDFISVIETSAKDSSNVDEAFNKMAAELILRHGGPMFNDNVTDSFKLNSKDVASEGWGCGC
- the rab43 gene encoding ras-related protein Rab-43 isoform X2; the protein is MSLVDSDDSYDFVFKIVLVGDVGVGKTCVVQRFKTGTFIERQGNTIGVDFTMKTMDIQGKRVKLQIWDTAGQERFRTITQSYYRSTNGAIITYDITKKSTFMSVPKWMEDVKKYGGTNIVPLLIGPGRIAIINGKINSQMYKDILQETLRPSVHQLRMDDATGQTSGES